The genomic region ATCTGTTTTTAGTCACAGATTGTATACgttgataaaattatttcaaaataagaagGCAAACCTACTTCTCACCCTTGAATGTGTCTGTTGTAGAAGACCACAAATACAAGTAAATTCTTTTCATGTAAGACTTAAGTTAATTAAAATGTCTATGCTAACAATCAGTTCCAATGAATATCAGTGAAAACTTCAGTTCAATTATTCTtgcaaatattgattaaaattttaatttaaaaactatgaacaaaactatttaaaaattcCAAGGATTAATCTGCTATTTGGCGCTGTCTACAAATTagcaaatagaaaaaaatatcaattttattgtcaTATATCCTAATAAAGTATCCAAAATCATAACAGTTCTGTTGCAACGAAATTTGAGACTGGGAGAGTCCTGAGAGTGAGGcaaaatttacattttcagtAAGCCctataatacaacagtaatacATTGTAGCTGAACCACTCACCTGTATCGGTGATGGACCTCACACTTATTTCCAAAAATTTAGTCAAAACAACAACTATTACGTAATCTCTCTCTAAAGGGACCCAGCCCCTTTCTCAAAAAgcgtgaaaaaaaaatatgtgaaccACCCACCTGTATCTGTGATGGACCTCACATGTGACCGGACCTTCTCAATTTTCTTGCCAGCCCCGTACTTGAGTCGAGACCTCACTTCATCCAGCTGTGACCAGATGTCCTGTGACCCCTTTCCTTGTTCCTCTGTCTCCCCAGGGGTCTGACACTTGCTGGGAGAGCCCCTTACATTCGGAGAATTCACAGGGACCTCTGGGGGCGACCCCGGATCACTAGGGCTGGGAGATTCGTCCTCATCGTCGTCGATGTATCCTATGCTTTCATTATGAGCGTAAGTTACTTCAATATCACCGTTATCAGTTTTGTGTTTGCTCACAACATCCAGCTCGTCGTGAgaacagcagcagcagttgcaacCTTGGGAATGGCAGTATTTGTGGACGAAAAGACGCAGGAGTCCAATGATCGTTCCAAGGCCTAGAATTGCACCTGAGGTATAAGCACCAATGAAGACGCTGCTTATGTAAACAGCTTTCAGCTCTAATCTAATGGCAAGACTGACAGACATGTTTGAACTTCCAACCAAATTTTCTGCCACACAAATATGCTCCCCAGAGAAGTAACCTCGGAAAGCATGAATATGCAAACTGTTGTTGGAATCGATAAACACTTCAGATGTGAGAATTACGTTCAGTTTGCTGTAAACTGCGTTTGAAACCATGTGGTCATATTTGCCAGGAAACATGACCTTGCTTGAGTCATGTGTAAACATGTCACCCCATGGCGTTATCCAGTACACGACTCTTGGCAAATCCCCACTGACCTGGCAATCTAGCGAAAAGTCAGACTGATATAGCACTTCAGCATGTTGCGAAATGCTTTCCACAGTAGCACCTCTACATGGCAGAGTTGACACATTCAAATCCCTAAACTTAAATCCCATAACTTCTGCGGGGCCAGCGCATGTCGTCTCCCCCTTAAAGACCGTTTGATTACGATGGTACACCTCAATCAGAGTTTGCAAGGCACACGTGCACTGGAACTTATTCCGGCTGATGTCCACGCTGGCAAAATTAGACAACAGGTAGGAAGAATCGTTTGTGATGTAGCTCAACAAGTTATTGCTCATATCAAGAGACCTTAGAGAGGATATGTTTAGTCCTAATAAGAAATTCTCCACTTGTTGCAACATGTTACTGTTAACATTTAATGTTTCCAAGTTATGAAGACCATTGAAGCTGCTTGATTGCAAATTTCTTAAActatttttgttcaatttaagtGATTTTAAAGAATTTAGTCCTTGGAATAGTTCCTGTGGTAACTCTGCTAGTTCATTTCCATCAAGATTTAATTGTAGCAAACTTCCCAACCATCGGAACGCCTTTGGCTctatatactttattttattcCCAGATAAAGTTAGCTCTTTAAGATTAGGGAAGTGTACCAAATCATTTTCTGAGATTTtctttaaaggaatatttttcacTTCAAGTGTTTGCAATTTTGAAAATATACGTTTGACATTGTTGTCTGTAACTGAGACTCTTTTGAACAACAAATCGTACAGAGAACTGTCATCACTTCCTGACAAAGTGTTGCTATGGATACTCAGTTCTAACAGTTTCCATGGTGAAAAGGTGTCAAGCTTGTAACTGGCAGAACTTTTGAATGCACAGGTTGCTGTCATGTCATCATGAAAGCACTGACATCCTTGAGGGCATGCTATCACATGGTGACCATCAGGGCCTGAGGTCGATTGTTGTACATAAACTGCCAGGCTCAACCTTAGGACGCAAGCAAGCGCTAACAGGGTAAATGAGATACCCATTGTTAGATGAGGCTTGAACAAACTTCACATCCAGGGCGCCTACAAGAAAGGACATCAGATTAAacatacaacaagagatgtgtttgccaatgccccctaatgcgccgctttgaagccatatatatgacctttgaccttgaaggatgaccttgacctttcacatgcatgccaaatatcaagttgctatcttcaatattgcaaaagttatgaccaatattaaagttttgggacacacacacacagtgacacacacatacaatgacagacaggccaaaaaacaatatactccctatcattcgatccgggggcgtaaaatacacatttttaaagaaatgtacTGGAATTATTTGTtagggatttcaattgaagcagaatcctgctttaaccctttgcaatttgtcgtctgctaaaatgttttgtctgctgaatttctaaaataagcattttcatcgatttttttcaaagaatactatcagaatagcaaacagtttggatccagatgagaagccacgttttgtggcgtctcatctggatccaaactggttgcaaaggccttcaaaattcggttcccgcactgaaagagttaacattttgatgcaagcatttagCAATTTTATCACGTCTCACCCTCGATGCAAATGTTACGGGAAAGCTAAATCAAacattaattgtttataactttttaccacatagatacgtatttaacttTTTTGATTCTGACATttctagtcccttagaaagttacattcaattaaatacctgtcatacttaattcaagttttaaagccttcattttcaaccctggtactgatgagcagcaacagcataaaactagagctgtaacgattcacccatcattcgattcgattcgatttcgataccaaatggtccgattcaaTTATTTTTGATTCGATTCAAATTCAACTATtcgctgcttattttgcaaactatttcatgtttggtttgtccagggcatgaattaatatgtttggtatttgttattaacttattaagttgttcatttaaagtgtttaatttttttaataaaatttaaaaacgcaacattgttttataagtaacaaatttattgaacataacTTCCTGGTGAGAGCGCTTTTCAGCGTGGTTGAAGAAGcaattttaccggctgatgtaatgctcagcgtgttattcattcattcattggatgccaaaTTGCTATtaaccaatcacaagacgtattacaaatgacaagaaagtttagacgacggattcggaaagtaaggtttaaaatggcAATCAATCAGGATTaaagtgaatcgaatcgaaattggccgtattggtatcgaaatcgaatcggcggcgttgaacagGTTTTTCAATGCATCGAactgaatcgttacagctctacataaaacctgaacagactgggtgttactcacaggctgttgagtgttctggtttgatgctgtttgcacatagccattttcactttgcttctgagtgggaaagggataataCAAATTGAGTTAAATGGCAgtgtttaaataatgttaactAAAACAGATTTGAAAGGAGTTTAATCAGTATTTACTAACAATATAAGTCTGTGCATCAGTATTTTGACCCCTGAAATATTCATCTGACCCCTTTCAAAGAGAGACCAGAGTATATGCCCTATATCTTTAATgatgtatttaacatgtttttagtGCCACAATATTGCCTGCATATGTGACATATAGCTAGTTGTATTAAGGAAAAACTACAGGTCTTCAAatactaaaaataaacaagagggccaagatggccctagttcgctcacctgagaggagtcggttcattcaatctttaccaaacgtcaaacttgacctagatattgtccagacaaacatcctggtcaagtttcatcattattgaaccaaaactctggcatatggagtgtttttgtttctgtaagatttgacctggtgacctatattttgacttgacataccaaacatcaaactttgcttacaaaaataaatattattaccaagattcataaaatctgaaacaaaattgtgacctctagagtgttaacaaggattttgtataatataatgaaaatttggacaatctaagggcaataattatgtgatatatataaaacaaatctttgtaccaagtttcatgatgattgggcaaaaaatgtgatttctagagtgttcacaagctttttttactatataaaaataagaaaactgcccctccccccccggcagccatgttattcaactgaccggaaccattttcgaactcaactctcatatcaaggaaacaaatgttctgaccaaatttcatgaaaattggaccaaaaatgtgacttctagagtgttcacatgttttaactatgtacatatagaaaaaatgccccgcccactggcggccatgttttttcaccgatctggaccattttcgaactcgtccgagaaatcaataaaaccaatgttttgaccaactttcatgatgattgggcaaaaattgtgacttctagagtgtttacaaggtttctctatagccaaataaggagaactgccacccccccccctggcagccatgtttttcaattgaCCGGAACAATTTCCGAACACAACTcttatatcaaggaaacaaatgttctcaccaaatttcatgaaaattgggccaaaaatgtgacttctagagtgttcacatgtttttattatatacatatagagaaaaatgccaccccaactggcggccatgttttttcaccgatcttgaccattttgaacttgtccgagatatcaataaacccaatgttttgaccaactttcatgatgattgggcaaacattgtgacttctggattgtttacaaggtttctctatagccaaataaggaaaacttccacacccccggcagccatgttattcaactgaccggaaccatttacaaactaaactctcatatcaaggaaacaaatgttcttaccaaattttatgaaaattgggccaaaaaagtgacttctagagtgttcacatgttttcactatatacatatagagacaaatgccccacccactggcggccatgttttttcaccgatctggaccattttcaaactcgtccgagatatcaataaaaccaatgttttgaccaactttcatgatgattgggcaaaaattgtgacttctagagtgtttacaaggtttctctatagccaaataaggaaaactgccccgcacactgacggccatgtttttcaacggaccggaaccacttttgaattcgaccaacatatcattaaggcaaatattttgacaaaataacatgaagattgggcatgaaatgtgacttctacagtgtttacaaggtttttatttttttgacctagtgacctaatttttgacccagcatgacccggttttgaacttgatcgagatatcatttggaaaaatcttctgaccaagtttcatgaagatcggacatgaaatgtggcctctagagtgtttacaaagcaaatgtggacgacggacggacggaagacagacaaagaccggtcacaaaagctcacctgagcaatcaggtaagctaataaatacttaaaattcATCAAAATGCTCTTACAAATCTCAGATCTTAAAATCCCAATTAACTTCCTTGAAAGTTAATCTTTTTTATGAGATAAAATAAATTACTAATTAGAGCCTGTTGTTTCATTTAAGATTTATGTATCCCTGGAACCTTTCATAGTAGCTTTGTCAAAAGTTTTATTGGCtgcttatttttaaataaataaatcataaataaatattttccatTAAGATACTATTTTGAGGAACAAGCCCATGCACAGAGTAACATATTTTAGCAACAGATCAGAAGAGTcgatataatgagtgagacccattgtacaggatacagattaccatagggagctaagTCCAGAGCcgatataatgagtgagacccattgtacaggatacagattaccatagggagctagagccgatataatgagtgagacccattgtacatgatacagattaccatagggagctagagccgatataatgagtgagacccattgtacaggatacagattaccatagggagctagagctgatataatgagtgagacccattgtacaggatacagattaccatagggagctagagccgttataatgagtgagacccattgtacaggaaacagattaccatagggagctagagccgatataatgagtgagacccattgtacatgatacagattaccatagggagctagagccgatataatgagtgagacccattgtacaggatacagattaccatagggagctagagccgatataatgagtgagacccatgtacaggatacagattaccatagggagctagagctgatataatgagtgagacccattgtacaggatacagattaccaGAGGGAGCTAGAGCcgatataatgagtgagacccattgtacaggatacagattaccatagggagctagagctgatataatgagtgagacccattgtacaggatacagattaccatagggagctagAGCCGATATAATGAttgagacccattgtacaggatacagattaccatagggagctagagccgttataatgagtgagacccattgtacaggatacagattaccatagggagctagagccgttataatgagtgagacccattgtacaggatacagattaccatagggagctagagccgatataatgagtgagacccattgtacaggatacagattaccatagggagctagagctgatataatgagtgagacccattgtacaggatacagattaccatagggagctagagccgatataatgagtgagacccattgtacaggatacagattaccatagggagctagagctgatataatgagtgagacccattgtacaggatac from Dreissena polymorpha isolate Duluth1 chromosome 5, UMN_Dpol_1.0, whole genome shotgun sequence harbors:
- the LOC127881972 gene encoding leucine-rich repeat and immunoglobulin-like domain-containing nogo receptor-interacting protein 1 — protein: MGISFTLLALACVLRLSLAVYVQQSTSGPDGHHVIACPQGCQCFHDDMTATCAFKSSASYKLDTFSPWKLLELSIHSNTLSGSDDSSLYDLLFKRVSVTDNNVKRIFSKLQTLEVKNIPLKKISENDLVHFPNLKELTLSGNKIKYIEPKAFRWLGSLLQLNLDGNELAELPQELFQGLNSLKSLKLNKNSLRNLQSSSFNGLHNLETLNVNSNMLQQVENFLLGLNISSLRSLDMSNNLLSYITNDSSYLLSNFASVDISRNKFQCTCALQTLIEVYHRNQTVFKGETTCAGPAEVMGFKFRDLNVSTLPCRGATVESISQHAEVLYQSDFSLDCQVSGDLPRVVYWITPWGDMFTHDSSKVMFPGKYDHMVSNAVYSKLNVILTSEVFIDSNNSLHIHAFRGYFSGEHICVAENLVGSSNMSVSLAIRLELKAVYISSVFIGAYTSGAILGLGTIIGLLRLFVHKYCHSQGCNCCCCSHDELDVVSKHKTDNGDIEVTYAHNESIGYIDDDEDESPSPSDPGSPPEVPVNSPNVRGSPSKCQTPGETEEQGKGSQDIWSQLDEVRSRLKYGAGKKIEKVRSHVRSITDTGSLKIREIKDAGSMKIQSIKETSSHAAHVARKTVVSGMEQVKYSVQSMKEFCGTGDMGPGTISMVSVSTDVDTTETVKIVRSHTFV